The following coding sequences lie in one Enterococcus sp. 9E7_DIV0242 genomic window:
- the trxB gene encoding thioredoxin-disulfide reductase — protein MYDVIIIGAGPAGMTAALYASRSNLSVLMIERGVPGGQMNNTAEIENYPGFDSIMGPDLSMKMYESVEKFGTENVYGMVQDIKDHGSYKEIICEDTTYQGKSVIIATGCVHRKLGVAGEEEYAGRGVSYCAVCDGAFFRNKQLMVIGGGDSAVEEAIYLTQFASKVTIVHRRDELRAQKIIQDRAFANEKIAFEWDTVLEEIVGNDMVVTGVQLKNVKTETVKEVAADGVFIYVGLDPLTEPFRNSGITNEEGWIITDQEMRTAIPGVYAIGDVREKTLRQITTAVGEGGIAGQQVYNYLESLKEEATVSE, from the coding sequence ATGTATGATGTAATTATAATCGGTGCAGGCCCTGCTGGAATGACAGCAGCACTTTATGCCTCCCGTTCAAACTTATCTGTTTTGATGATTGAAAGAGGTGTTCCTGGTGGGCAGATGAACAATACTGCTGAAATCGAAAATTATCCAGGCTTTGATTCGATCATGGGTCCCGATTTATCGATGAAAATGTATGAAAGTGTAGAAAAATTTGGCACAGAAAATGTCTATGGTATGGTTCAGGATATCAAGGATCATGGCAGTTACAAGGAAATCATCTGTGAAGACACGACCTATCAAGGGAAATCTGTAATCATTGCAACAGGCTGTGTTCATAGAAAACTAGGTGTTGCAGGAGAAGAAGAATATGCGGGCCGTGGCGTTTCTTATTGTGCAGTTTGTGACGGTGCGTTCTTCCGGAATAAACAGTTGATGGTCATTGGTGGCGGCGATTCAGCCGTTGAAGAAGCCATTTATTTGACTCAGTTTGCATCAAAAGTAACGATTGTCCATCGTAGAGATGAGCTGCGTGCCCAAAAAATCATTCAGGATCGTGCATTTGCAAACGAAAAAATTGCTTTCGAGTGGGATACTGTTCTGGAAGAAATCGTGGGTAACGACATGGTTGTTACAGGCGTACAATTGAAGAACGTTAAAACAGAGACTGTGAAAGAAGTCGCTGCTGACGGCGTGTTCATCTACGTGGGCTTAGATCCGCTGACAGAACCGTTCAGAAACAGTGGCATCACGAATGAAGAAGGCTGGATCATCACTGATCAAGAAATGAGAACTGCAATACCAGGTGTATATGCAATCGGCGATGTTCGTGAAAAAACACTACGTCAAATCACAACAGCTGTTGGTGAGGGTGGTATTGCCGGACAACAGGTATACAATTACCTTGAGTCTCTGAAAGAAGAAGCAACAGTTAGTGAATAA
- a CDS encoding GNAT family N-acetyltransferase, producing the protein MITTERTILRHFQRADLFPLHAYAKLVGIGESAGWRHHESLEETQQMLTNFLKNNQVYAIFSLREQEVIGHISVHNDSEAGRADTKELGFVLHPDHQNKGIMTEVIEAMLDHLFSNGIHFVYACCFQQNSASKRVIEKCGFLFEQEGEFFSESLNQRFDSYDYLFTKERWKQKVDAALKSKKMNSKINEIW; encoded by the coding sequence GTGATTACTACAGAGCGAACGATTTTAAGACATTTTCAGAGGGCCGATTTGTTCCCTTTGCATGCTTATGCAAAGCTAGTTGGTATTGGCGAAAGTGCTGGTTGGAGGCATCATGAATCGCTGGAAGAGACCCAGCAAATGCTGACCAATTTTTTAAAGAATAATCAGGTATATGCGATTTTTAGTCTACGGGAGCAAGAAGTGATCGGACATATTTCTGTCCATAACGATTCTGAGGCAGGGAGAGCAGACACAAAAGAGCTAGGGTTTGTGCTACACCCTGACCATCAAAATAAAGGAATCATGACTGAGGTGATTGAGGCGATGCTAGATCATTTATTTTCCAATGGTATTCATTTTGTATATGCATGCTGTTTCCAACAAAATAGTGCCTCTAAACGAGTGATTGAAAAGTGTGGATTTTTATTTGAACAGGAAGGTGAGTTTTTCTCTGAATCTTTAAATCAGCGATTCGACTCTTATGACTATTTATTTACCAAAGAGCGCTGGAAGCAAAAGGTAGATGCTGCACTCAAATCTAAAAAAATGAATTCCAAAATAAACGAAATATGGTAA
- a CDS encoding ABC transporter ATP-binding protein — MEEQQSAWTKSIPVKEQVTIVKRLFKYAKPFRTTFAAAIGFAFVLSVINAILPRIIQTLMDNYLTSKTATSQIIYWFAGMYLFGIIVKSIIWFFQWFLYSMASLKTYQYIRVKLFEKLQTLGMRYFDQTPAGSIVSRVTNDTETLFEFWYVFLMVLTGVFAVLSSFVGMFQIDKKIALCVLVFLPILLAVIGYYQKFSSRIYRNMREKLSQLNTKLNEYISGMQIIQQFRQEKRLESEFETTNEEYLQTKLAMIRVNSLLLSPIINLLYALAVSAVLTLFGFDALESPIKVGLVYAFVTYVQAFFQPMTQMMDFLSIFTDGIVAGSRILKIFDTEELTPQQDDKATGEIKRGKIEFRDVSFSYDGTNYVLKNISFIANPGETIALVGHTGSGKSSIINVLMRFYEFYEGEILIDDRDIREYPMTELREKMGLVLQDAFMFYGDIAGNIRMLNPSITDEQIREAARFVQADKFIETLPKRYQAKVIERGASYSSGQRQLISFARTMVTDPKILVLDEATANIDTETEGLIQEGLANMRQGRTTIAIAHRLSTIRDADLILVLEKGNIVEQGSHEMLLAEQGLYADMYKLQNSEV; from the coding sequence ATGGAAGAACAACAGTCGGCATGGACGAAATCGATCCCTGTGAAAGAGCAGGTAACGATCGTGAAGCGCTTATTTAAGTATGCTAAACCCTTTCGAACAACCTTTGCGGCAGCAATTGGGTTCGCTTTTGTCTTATCGGTAATCAATGCGATTTTGCCAAGAATCATCCAGACGTTAATGGATAACTATTTGACGTCCAAAACTGCGACAAGCCAAATCATCTATTGGTTCGCAGGGATGTATTTGTTTGGGATTATTGTGAAGAGTATCATCTGGTTTTTCCAGTGGTTCTTGTATTCGATGGCTTCACTGAAAACGTATCAATACATCCGCGTAAAGTTGTTTGAGAAATTACAAACATTGGGGATGCGCTATTTTGATCAGACGCCTGCCGGATCGATCGTTTCACGAGTAACAAATGACACAGAGACGCTTTTTGAATTCTGGTATGTCTTTTTAATGGTTTTAACGGGTGTTTTTGCTGTACTCTCCTCATTTGTGGGGATGTTTCAGATCGACAAAAAAATTGCCCTGTGTGTGCTAGTGTTTCTGCCAATTCTGCTGGCAGTCATTGGTTATTATCAAAAATTTAGCTCACGTATTTACCGAAATATGCGGGAAAAACTGAGTCAGCTGAATACGAAGCTGAATGAGTATATATCAGGCATGCAGATCATCCAACAATTCCGTCAAGAAAAGCGTTTGGAGAGTGAATTTGAAACGACGAATGAAGAATATCTGCAAACAAAGCTTGCGATGATTCGTGTAAACTCTTTGTTGCTAAGCCCAATCATCAATTTACTTTATGCTCTGGCGGTGTCTGCTGTTTTGACCCTCTTTGGATTTGATGCGTTGGAATCACCAATCAAAGTGGGGCTGGTTTATGCTTTTGTGACTTATGTACAAGCATTCTTTCAACCAATGACTCAAATGATGGATTTCTTAAGTATATTCACCGATGGAATAGTTGCAGGCAGTCGGATCTTAAAAATCTTTGATACAGAGGAACTGACACCGCAACAGGATGACAAGGCAACTGGAGAAATAAAACGAGGGAAAATTGAGTTTCGAGATGTCAGCTTCTCTTATGATGGCACAAATTACGTGTTAAAAAATATTAGCTTTATTGCAAATCCTGGCGAAACAATTGCGTTGGTTGGTCATACCGGAAGTGGGAAAAGCTCGATTATCAATGTGTTGATGCGTTTCTATGAATTTTATGAGGGCGAGATATTGATTGATGATCGTGACATTCGTGAGTATCCGATGACTGAGCTGCGCGAAAAAATGGGGCTGGTCCTTCAAGATGCGTTCATGTTTTATGGCGATATTGCGGGGAATATTCGAATGCTGAATCCGAGTATTACAGATGAACAAATCAGAGAAGCAGCTCGCTTTGTTCAAGCAGACAAGTTCATTGAAACATTACCTAAACGTTATCAGGCGAAAGTGATCGAGCGTGGCGCCAGCTATTCTAGTGGACAACGTCAATTGATTTCCTTCGCTCGAACCATGGTCACCGATCCAAAAATTTTAGTATTGGATGAGGCGACAGCCAATATTGACACAGAGACAGAGGGCTTGATTCAAGAAGGCCTTGCTAATATGAGACAAGGTAGAACAACGATTGCCATTGCCCATCGACTTTCGACAATCCGTGATGCTGATCTGATTTTGGTTCTTGAAAAAGGAAACATTGTTGAACAGGGAAGTCATGAAATGCTGCTGGCAGAACAAGGACTCTATGCAGATATGTACAAATTACAGAATAGCGAAGTATAA
- a CDS encoding ABC transporter ATP-binding protein, translating into MSVFRKLGWFFKKEKRSYVIGVFALVMVAIVQLIPPKVIGVVVDIIASEEFTFTRILFWVGVLLTAAIAQYIFRYIWRKYIWGSAANLEKDLRRQLFHHFTRMDSIFYQNHRTGDLMAHATNDLNAIQNVAGAGILTFADSFITGGSTIIAMILFVDWRLTLIALIPLPLLAVMSRIIGSKLHDAFRDSQAAFSTINDKTQESITGMKVIKTFGQEKEDIQDFTEKIEDAIIKNKRVNLLDALFDPFITLIIGISYVLTIIVGGNFIMDGTISIGQLVSFISYIGMLVWPMFAIGRLFNVLERGNASYDRVNELLHEKTHIIEKKDAIQTPAKGTLTMAVSSFSYPKEEDSALEDINFSINEGETLGIVGKTGAGKTTVIKLLMREYDHYQGAIQMGGHDIKDYSLDALLTGIGYVPQDHFLFSMSVRDNIRFAAPNLPQEAVEKAAKTAYIDEDIKGFADGYDTMVGERGVSLSGGQRQRLSIARAAIIDPELLILDDALSAVDAKTEEAILTNLKAARKNKTTIISAHRLSSVMHAEDIIVLDEGRIIERGSHKELLSANGWYKRMWDKQQLEAKIEGSEA; encoded by the coding sequence ATGTCTGTTTTTAGAAAGTTAGGCTGGTTTTTTAAGAAAGAAAAAAGAAGTTATGTGATCGGTGTTTTTGCTCTAGTCATGGTAGCAATTGTTCAATTGATCCCACCAAAAGTAATTGGGGTTGTCGTAGATATTATTGCAAGTGAGGAGTTTACCTTTACCCGTATCCTTTTTTGGGTAGGTGTCTTATTAACTGCAGCAATCGCACAGTATATTTTTCGTTATATTTGGCGGAAGTACATTTGGGGAAGTGCGGCAAATCTGGAAAAAGACTTGCGGAGGCAGCTGTTTCATCATTTTACTCGAATGGACAGTATCTTCTACCAAAATCATCGTACAGGAGATTTGATGGCCCATGCGACGAATGACTTAAATGCGATCCAGAATGTAGCAGGTGCAGGGATCCTGACCTTTGCTGATTCATTTATCACAGGCGGCAGTACGATCATTGCGATGATTTTGTTCGTTGATTGGCGTCTGACCTTGATTGCGTTGATTCCGTTACCGCTCTTGGCAGTCATGTCTCGAATCATTGGTTCGAAGCTTCATGATGCGTTTCGAGATTCGCAAGCGGCTTTCTCAACAATCAATGATAAGACGCAAGAGAGTATTACTGGCATGAAGGTCATCAAAACCTTTGGTCAGGAAAAAGAAGATATTCAGGATTTTACTGAAAAAATAGAGGATGCAATCATAAAAAATAAACGTGTGAACCTTTTAGATGCGTTGTTTGATCCATTTATTACGTTGATCATTGGCATTTCTTATGTTTTGACGATCATTGTTGGTGGGAATTTCATTATGGATGGAACGATTTCAATTGGTCAGTTGGTTTCTTTTATTAGTTATATCGGTATGCTGGTTTGGCCGATGTTTGCGATTGGTCGGCTGTTCAATGTGTTAGAGCGTGGGAATGCCAGCTATGATCGAGTGAATGAGCTGTTGCATGAAAAGACCCATATCATTGAGAAAAAAGATGCGATTCAAACACCTGCGAAAGGGACGTTGACTATGGCAGTTTCTTCCTTCAGCTATCCGAAAGAGGAAGACTCAGCGTTGGAGGATATCAACTTTTCGATCAATGAGGGAGAAACATTAGGAATCGTAGGGAAAACAGGTGCTGGAAAGACGACAGTAATAAAACTGTTGATGAGAGAATATGACCATTATCAAGGAGCGATTCAAATGGGCGGCCATGACATCAAGGACTATTCTTTGGACGCGCTGCTTACGGGAATCGGTTATGTACCTCAGGATCATTTCCTGTTTTCAATGTCGGTTCGGGATAATATTCGATTCGCTGCACCAAACCTGCCACAGGAAGCTGTAGAGAAAGCTGCGAAGACTGCTTATATCGATGAAGATATCAAAGGCTTTGCTGACGGCTATGATACGATGGTTGGTGAACGTGGGGTTTCTCTATCAGGAGGTCAGCGACAACGACTATCAATTGCCAGAGCAGCAATTATCGATCCGGAGTTGTTGATTTTAGATGATGCGCTATCAGCAGTCGATGCGAAAACCGAGGAAGCGATTTTGACGAATCTGAAGGCTGCAAGAAAGAATAAAACGACGATTATTTCTGCACATCGTCTTAGCAGTGTGATGCATGCTGAGGATATCATCGTTTTGGATGAAGGGCGAATCATTGAGCGCGGCTCGCATAAAGAGCTGTTATCAGCTAACGGCTGGTACAAGCGAATGTGGGACAAGCAACAGCTGGAAGCGAAAATAGAAGGGAGTGAAGCTTAA
- a CDS encoding YneF family protein: MSTGVVVLIAVIALIAGAVGGFFLARKAMQDHLKKNPPVNEDMLRMMMASMGQKPSEKKIRQMMQQMKNQGDK, translated from the coding sequence ATGTCAACAGGAGTAGTAGTTTTAATCGCAGTTATCGCTTTGATCGCAGGTGCGGTAGGCGGATTTTTCCTTGCCCGTAAAGCAATGCAGGACCATCTCAAAAAGAATCCTCCCGTTAATGAGGATATGTTACGAATGATGATGGCATCAATGGGACAGAAGCCTTCTGAGAAGAAGATTCGTCAAATGATGCAACAGATGAAAAACCAAGGAGACAAGTAG
- a CDS encoding deoxyribonuclease IV, which translates to MLIGSHVSMSGKKMLLGAAEEAASYKASTFMIYTGAPQNTRRKPIEELNIEAGKAFMKEHGISNIVVHAPYIINLGNTIKPENFGFATEFLRQEIQRAQALGATQITLHPGAHVGAGVDAGLKQIIKGLDEVLSKDQIPQIALETMAGKGTELGRTFEELATIIEGVTLNEKLSVTFDTCHTNDAGYNVKEDFDGVLEEFDRIIGLDRLKVIHVNDSKNPMASHKDRHANIGFGMIGFEALNKIVHHDKLIELPKILETPYVGEDKKNKKAPYGFEIERFAAGTFDPELLEKIEAQ; encoded by the coding sequence ATGTTAATTGGATCACATGTTAGTATGAGCGGTAAAAAAATGTTGCTAGGTGCTGCTGAAGAGGCAGCCAGCTACAAAGCATCAACATTTATGATTTATACGGGGGCGCCCCAAAATACAAGACGTAAACCGATCGAGGAACTGAATATTGAGGCGGGGAAAGCGTTTATGAAGGAGCATGGCATCAGTAATATTGTAGTTCATGCGCCATATATCATTAATCTTGGCAACACAATCAAGCCTGAAAATTTTGGCTTTGCTACAGAATTTCTACGTCAGGAAATCCAACGGGCACAAGCTTTAGGTGCCACGCAAATTACGTTACACCCAGGGGCTCATGTAGGGGCTGGAGTAGATGCAGGGTTAAAACAAATTATCAAAGGATTGGATGAGGTTCTTTCCAAAGACCAAATTCCGCAAATTGCGCTAGAAACGATGGCTGGCAAGGGAACAGAGCTTGGACGTACATTTGAAGAGCTGGCAACAATCATCGAAGGGGTAACCTTGAATGAAAAGCTATCTGTGACTTTTGATACCTGTCATACGAATGATGCTGGTTATAATGTCAAAGAAGACTTTGATGGCGTGTTGGAGGAGTTTGATCGAATCATCGGATTGGATCGTTTGAAGGTCATTCATGTCAATGACTCAAAAAATCCAATGGCTTCTCATAAGGATCGCCACGCCAACATTGGCTTTGGTATGATTGGCTTTGAGGCGTTGAACAAGATTGTCCACCATGATAAGCTGATTGAATTGCCAAAAATTTTGGAGACACCTTATGTTGGTGAGGACAAAAAGAATAAGAAAGCCCCTTATGGATTTGAAATCGAAAGGTTTGCTGCAGGTACATTTGATCCGGAACTATTGGAAAAAATCGAAGCACAATAA
- a CDS encoding DUF1801 domain-containing protein produces the protein MNNIEEYMQEIDPKWQESYKRLLTLLKQKIPTGFELVWQYDMPTFIVPLTEFPNGYLGRQDEGLPFISVAAQKRHLSLYHMGLMGNKELLTWFQEEYQKQMPTKLNMGKSCIRFTNPKTIPYELLGELATKITMEEWISQYEKFAVKKKS, from the coding sequence ATGAATAATATAGAAGAATATATGCAAGAAATCGATCCTAAATGGCAGGAGTCATACAAGAGGCTTTTGACACTTCTAAAACAAAAAATTCCAACTGGCTTTGAATTAGTTTGGCAGTATGATATGCCAACATTTATTGTCCCATTGACAGAGTTCCCGAACGGCTATCTTGGAAGGCAAGATGAGGGGCTTCCTTTTATCAGTGTAGCTGCTCAAAAAAGGCATCTTTCCCTATATCATATGGGATTGATGGGAAACAAAGAGCTGCTTACATGGTTTCAAGAGGAATACCAGAAGCAAATGCCGACAAAGCTGAATATGGGGAAAAGCTGTATTCGATTCACTAATCCTAAAACCATTCCTTATGAGCTTTTGGGCGAACTAGCTACTAAGATAACCATGGAAGAATGGATCAGCCAATATGAGAAGTTTGCAGTAAAGAAAAAGTCTTGA
- a CDS encoding YdeI/OmpD-associated family protein — protein sequence MVRSITDKLQLATYKKKMILNRPSAEYFSDLSFEETAWSDQKVDLILAFVKDIEEFKQLVGHVKEKNALNEEGLLYVAYPKKGNKKYDTYIHRDEIFPALRVNEDDGYIEGTSLKFNRMVSLDEVFTIVGIKNAVKKSTVKTKSQTVHDYTTLVPKIEEVVAENPKAAKVFSTLTPGYQRGWAQYIFSAKQVATQEKRKAEMIRLLEQGFKSKELYRQSIAREENQ from the coding sequence ATGGTTCGTTCAATTACTGATAAACTACAATTAGCAACATACAAAAAGAAAATGATTTTGAATCGTCCTTCTGCTGAGTACTTCTCTGATCTATCATTTGAAGAAACAGCATGGTCTGACCAAAAGGTTGATTTGATTCTTGCATTTGTCAAAGATATAGAAGAATTTAAACAGCTGGTAGGTCATGTTAAGGAGAAAAATGCGTTGAATGAAGAGGGGCTTTTATATGTTGCTTATCCTAAAAAAGGAAATAAAAAGTATGATACTTATATTCATCGTGATGAAATTTTCCCCGCACTGCGTGTAAATGAGGACGACGGCTACATTGAAGGAACATCGTTAAAGTTCAATAGAATGGTCAGCCTTGATGAGGTGTTCACGATTGTCGGCATCAAGAATGCGGTGAAAAAGAGTACGGTGAAGACGAAAAGTCAAACGGTTCATGATTATACTACGCTTGTTCCAAAAATTGAAGAGGTAGTTGCTGAGAATCCTAAAGCTGCAAAGGTGTTTTCGACGTTGACTCCAGGCTATCAAAGAGGCTGGGCGCAATATATATTCAGTGCGAAGCAAGTAGCTACACAGGAAAAAAGAAAAGCAGAGATGATTCGTCTTTTAGAACAAGGCTTCAAATCAAAAGAACTGTATCGACAGTCTATCGCTCGAGAGGAAAATCAATGA
- a CDS encoding iron chaperone: MNSIEKYIQEAPVERRATLTELYHFIQKTVPEAEEKISYGMPTFYLKGNLVHFSIAKNHIGFYPTPSAVTAFQDRLTSYKTSKGAIQFPLDKELPWPLIRDIVLFRKNENLN, from the coding sequence ATGAATTCAATAGAAAAATATATCCAAGAAGCACCAGTTGAAAGAAGAGCTACACTAACAGAGCTTTATCATTTCATCCAAAAGACAGTGCCCGAAGCTGAAGAAAAAATATCGTATGGTATGCCGACCTTTTATCTAAAAGGAAACCTTGTTCATTTTTCCATCGCAAAAAACCATATTGGCTTTTATCCCACACCATCAGCTGTAACAGCCTTTCAAGACAGGCTTACAAGCTACAAGACATCCAAAGGAGCCATCCAGTTCCCTTTAGACAAAGAGCTGCCGTGGCCATTAATTCGTGACATTGTGCTATTTAGAAAGAATGAAAATCTCAATTGA